The Candidatus Manganitrophaceae bacterium nucleotide sequence GACTTAACTCACTGCTCTGCCTTTGGTGATACTCCAGAGCAGGCGTTGCGAGAGGTCCTAAAAGCAAAAGAGGAATGGATCAAATCAGCGAAGGGTTCAGGGAAACCAATTCCCAAACCTCACTATCGTCCGGCCATATATCAGGTTGCGTGAATATCGAAGAAATAGCACCTATCACACTTCATAGATTACTCATGAC carries:
- a CDS encoding type II toxin-antitoxin system HicB family antitoxin; the encoded protein is MKDYHINVFYSEEDAGYIADIPDLTHCSAFGDTPEQALREVLKAKEEWIKSAKGSGKPIPKPHYRPAIYQVA